From a single Eleginops maclovinus isolate JMC-PN-2008 ecotype Puerto Natales chromosome 18, JC_Emac_rtc_rv5, whole genome shotgun sequence genomic region:
- the LOC134880464 gene encoding histone H2A-like, producing MSGREKKEVFKPKSVSRSTRAGLTFPVGRIHRLLKKGNYAKRLGTGSAVYLAAVMEYLCAEILELAGNACRDNKKARIAPRHILLAVKNDDELKALLAGVTISDGGVIPNIQAILLPKKTKARGSREESPAKDVQSQEF from the coding sequence ATGTCTGGTCGTGAAAAGAAAGAAGTGTTCAAACCAAAATCTGTGTCCCGGTCTACCAGAGCAGGGCTCACTTTCCCAGTGGGCCGCATCCACAGGCTGCTGAAGAAAGGCAATTATGCTAAGCGACTCGGCACTGGTTCAGCAGTGTACCTTGCAGCAGTCATGGAGTATCTCTGTGCTGAAATCCTGGAGTTGGCAGGAAACGCCTGCCGTGACAACAAAAAGGCTCGCATTGCTCCTCGACACATCTTGTTGGCAGTGAAAAATGACGACGAGCTCAAAGCACTGCTGGCAGGAGTCACAATCTCTGATGGCGGAGTCATCCCAAATATCCAGGCAATCCTTCTCCCCAAGAAGACGAAGGCCAGAGGGTCCAGGGAAGAGAGTCCAGCTAAAGATGTTCAGTCTCAAGAGTTTTAA